One genomic window of Polyangium aurulentum includes the following:
- the mutS gene encoding DNA mismatch repair protein MutS, producing the protein MLPPKNKKLTPVMRQYEEAKAAHPDAILFFRLGDFYEMFHEDAIICARALDLTLTSRNKEDPTEAPMAGVPAHAAHGYVARLLALGHKVAICEQMGDPSKFKGLVPRQVVRVVTPGLVTDAEQLDARSNHFLVAVDREGEGDKAPFGIALLDLSTGELSAGTIPDVALLFAELARSDPRELLLGDGLEEVRRAAAVAAPRAVVRSDEALEESAVEATIDAAVASPIAADASGGHARAALRAAARALRFAHKCTPGGPLPVRRIAPHDPAGTMRIDETAQAHLELVRSADGSRKGTLLDAIDATVTPAGARQLRRRLLAPLLEVGAIRRRLDEVSLFLDNPRARAELREALGGVGDLERLSVRAVLREATPRDLGALRDGLIAAPRAVGAVASIVDPTARELFGADVDTVDDICARLSASLVDRPPALARDGGFVREGFHAELDELRRVKKSGTELIVALEAKLREQTGAASLRVRYTRVFGWYIEVTRAHLAKVPQAWRRKQTVAGAERYTNEELDDLADKIENAETRAQECETSIFEGLVRLVAEAAERVRKLARTLASWDVAAALADVAHRYDYVRPEVDAGEVLAIDGGRHPVVERLAAAGRFVPNDTVLDLAGERLWLVTGPNMAGKSTLMRQVALIAVLAQMGSFVPASGARIGIVDRVLSRVGASDNVARGESTFMVEMRETATILREATRRSLVILDEIGRGTSTYDGLAIAWAVAEHLYDAVGCRAMFATHYHELTELSQHGPGVANWSVSAREHGGDVVFLHKLVRGPASRSYGVAVARLAGLPEPVLARAKAILANLEAGAALPSGRHATLRGRSKSGSVQLDLFTPPKPTVDPSSPVLATLRAVEIERLTPLDALTFVAKLKAMLDGPGGAA; encoded by the coding sequence GTGTTGCCCCCGAAGAACAAGAAGCTCACGCCGGTGATGCGGCAGTACGAGGAGGCGAAAGCCGCGCACCCCGACGCGATCCTTTTCTTCCGGCTCGGAGACTTCTACGAGATGTTCCACGAGGACGCGATCATCTGCGCGCGCGCCCTCGACCTGACGCTGACGAGCCGGAACAAGGAAGACCCGACCGAGGCGCCCATGGCAGGCGTCCCGGCCCACGCAGCCCACGGCTACGTCGCGCGCCTGCTCGCCCTCGGCCACAAGGTCGCGATCTGCGAGCAGATGGGCGACCCGTCGAAGTTCAAGGGGCTCGTGCCGAGGCAGGTGGTCCGGGTGGTGACGCCGGGGCTCGTCACGGACGCCGAGCAGCTCGACGCGCGATCGAACCACTTCCTCGTCGCCGTCGACAGGGAAGGGGAGGGCGACAAGGCGCCCTTCGGGATCGCGCTGCTCGATCTGTCGACGGGCGAGCTGTCGGCGGGGACCATCCCGGATGTCGCGCTCCTGTTCGCGGAGCTGGCGCGCAGCGATCCGCGCGAGCTTCTGCTCGGGGACGGGCTCGAGGAGGTGCGCCGAGCGGCCGCGGTCGCCGCGCCGCGCGCGGTCGTGAGGAGCGACGAGGCGCTCGAGGAGAGCGCGGTGGAGGCGACGATCGACGCGGCCGTGGCCTCGCCGATCGCGGCGGACGCGTCGGGAGGGCATGCGCGCGCCGCGTTGCGCGCTGCCGCTCGCGCGCTGCGATTCGCACACAAGTGCACGCCGGGGGGACCTCTGCCCGTGCGCCGCATCGCGCCGCACGACCCGGCCGGCACGATGCGCATCGACGAGACGGCGCAGGCGCACCTCGAGCTGGTTCGATCGGCCGACGGATCGCGCAAGGGCACGCTGCTCGACGCGATCGACGCGACCGTGACGCCGGCGGGCGCGCGCCAGTTGCGCCGCCGCCTGCTCGCGCCGCTGCTCGAGGTGGGCGCGATCCGGAGGCGCCTCGACGAGGTCTCGCTCTTCCTCGACAACCCGCGGGCGAGGGCGGAGCTGCGCGAGGCGCTCGGGGGCGTGGGCGATCTCGAGCGGCTCAGCGTGCGCGCCGTGCTGCGCGAGGCGACCCCGCGCGATCTGGGCGCGCTGCGCGACGGCCTCATCGCGGCCCCGAGGGCGGTGGGCGCGGTCGCGTCGATCGTCGATCCCACCGCGCGCGAGCTGTTCGGCGCGGATGTCGACACCGTGGACGACATCTGCGCGCGCCTGTCCGCCTCGCTCGTCGACAGGCCCCCGGCCCTCGCGCGTGACGGGGGCTTCGTGCGCGAGGGCTTCCACGCCGAGCTGGACGAGCTGCGGCGCGTCAAGAAGAGCGGCACCGAGCTCATCGTCGCGCTCGAGGCCAAGCTGCGCGAGCAGACGGGCGCGGCGTCGCTGCGGGTGCGCTACACGCGCGTCTTCGGCTGGTACATCGAGGTGACGCGCGCCCACCTCGCGAAGGTGCCGCAAGCCTGGCGCCGCAAGCAGACCGTCGCCGGGGCCGAGCGCTACACGAACGAGGAGCTCGACGACCTCGCCGACAAGATCGAGAACGCCGAGACGCGCGCGCAGGAGTGCGAGACGTCGATCTTCGAGGGCCTCGTGCGCCTCGTGGCCGAGGCGGCGGAGCGGGTGCGCAAGCTCGCGCGCACGCTCGCCTCGTGGGACGTCGCGGCCGCGCTCGCCGACGTCGCCCACCGCTACGACTACGTGCGCCCCGAGGTCGACGCGGGCGAGGTGCTCGCGATCGACGGAGGCCGCCACCCCGTGGTCGAGCGCCTCGCCGCGGCGGGGCGCTTCGTGCCGAACGACACGGTGCTCGATCTCGCGGGCGAGCGGCTCTGGCTCGTGACGGGCCCGAACATGGCGGGCAAGTCGACGCTGATGCGGCAGGTGGCGCTCATCGCGGTGCTCGCGCAGATGGGCAGCTTCGTGCCCGCGTCGGGGGCGCGCATCGGCATCGTCGATCGCGTCCTGTCGCGCGTCGGCGCGAGCGACAACGTGGCGCGCGGCGAGAGCACGTTCATGGTCGAGATGCGCGAGACGGCCACCATCCTGCGCGAGGCGACGCGCCGCTCGCTCGTGATCCTCGACGAGATCGGCCGCGGCACGAGCACCTACGACGGCCTGGCGATCGCGTGGGCCGTGGCCGAGCACCTCTACGATGCGGTCGGCTGCCGCGCGATGTTCGCCACGCACTACCACGAGCTGACCGAGCTCTCGCAGCACGGCCCCGGCGTCGCGAACTGGTCGGTGTCGGCGCGCGAGCACGGCGGCGACGTGGTCTTTCTGCACAAGCTCGTGCGAGGGCCCGCGAGCCGCAGCTACGGCGTCGCGGTCGCGCGGCTCGCGGGTCTGCCCGAGCCGGTGCTCGCGCGCGCCAAGGCGATCCTCGCGAACCTCGAGGCGGGCGCGGCGCTGCCCTCCGGCCGCCACGCGACCTTGCGCGGCCGATCCAAATCAGGCTCGGTGCAGCTCGACCTCTTCACGCCGCCGAAGCCCACCGTCGATCCCTCGAGCCCCGTGCTCGCGACCTTGCGCGCCGTCGAGATAGAGCGGCTCACGCCCCTCGACGCGCTCACGTTCGTCGCGAAGCTCAAGGCGATGCTCGACGGACCGGGCGGCGCCGCATAG
- a CDS encoding serine/threonine-protein kinase, whose protein sequence is MATPNPNAGQTPSTVQPIGLRAAHVDGLFSAEDAAIVGTIVDGLTVEAIVAEGGMGIVYAARDPESGRILALKALRSLHAGDVGLVSRFEREIRFALRVSHPNVAPALGRGTLPDGRPYYLMELYRGRTLGAVVRNEGPLELGRALTVADQILAGLEAVHAAGIVHRDLTPDNVLLVDGPRGKDHVLLLDFGLAHEPGVDTGDGVTADSAGSMVGTLRFMAPEQVTRSRAITTRSDLFAAALLFYYAVSGKLPFRGTDDLDVAMATVRRAPVPLRSERRSVPRALDDLISRALAKHPDARFASAAEMRASFAAFGAGREPQPALAVAG, encoded by the coding sequence ATGGCAACACCGAATCCGAACGCAGGACAGACCCCCTCCACCGTTCAACCGATCGGCCTTCGTGCAGCGCACGTCGATGGGTTGTTCTCGGCAGAGGACGCCGCCATCGTGGGCACGATCGTCGACGGGCTGACGGTCGAAGCGATCGTGGCCGAAGGCGGGATGGGCATCGTCTACGCCGCCCGCGATCCCGAGTCCGGTCGGATCCTCGCCCTCAAGGCCCTGCGCTCGCTGCACGCCGGGGACGTGGGCCTGGTCAGCCGCTTCGAGCGCGAGATCCGCTTCGCCCTGCGCGTCTCCCACCCGAACGTCGCGCCGGCCCTCGGCCGCGGCACGCTGCCCGACGGTCGTCCCTACTACCTGATGGAGCTGTACCGCGGCCGGACCCTCGGCGCGGTGGTGCGCAACGAAGGCCCCCTCGAGCTCGGGCGCGCCCTGACGGTCGCCGACCAGATCCTCGCCGGCCTCGAGGCCGTGCACGCCGCCGGGATCGTGCACCGCGATCTCACGCCCGACAACGTCCTGCTCGTCGACGGCCCCCGCGGCAAGGACCACGTCCTCTTGCTCGACTTCGGCCTCGCCCACGAGCCGGGCGTCGACACGGGCGACGGCGTGACGGCCGACAGCGCAGGCTCGATGGTCGGGACGCTCCGCTTCATGGCCCCCGAGCAGGTGACACGATCGCGCGCGATCACCACCCGCAGCGATCTGTTCGCGGCGGCGCTTCTCTTTTATTACGCCGTCTCGGGCAAACTTCCCTTCCGTGGCACCGACGACCTCGATGTGGCCATGGCCACTGTGCGACGCGCGCCTGTGCCGTTGCGAAGCGAGCGGCGGAGCGTGCCCCGCGCGCTCGACGACCTCATTTCACGCGCCCTCGCCAAGCACCCGGATGCGCGCTTCGCCAGCGCGGCCGAGATGCGCGCCTCGTTCGCTGCGTTCGGTGCGGGCCGTGAGCCCCAACCTGCCCTCGCCGTCGCCGGGTAA
- a CDS encoding hemerythrin domain-containing protein has product MDALDLLEQQHRDVRDRLERLAAAPDLVGRQAELIDALRAVEAHVRAEETYLYAKYSARLSDESRIESALAEHAFIRAAARELASAHADGPLFAARLQVLSDRFARHAEDEEDWVFPKLKRSLTDEELDVIGSDLDLAFNFFKEAGWAPVRALRPLPRTAASARGNGVARSKPRATVRAKSRVRGSAARAS; this is encoded by the coding sequence ATGGATGCACTCGATCTTTTGGAGCAGCAGCACCGGGACGTGCGTGATCGGCTGGAGCGCCTCGCGGCGGCCCCTGACCTCGTCGGACGGCAGGCGGAGCTGATCGACGCCCTGCGCGCCGTGGAGGCCCACGTCCGCGCGGAAGAGACCTACCTCTACGCCAAGTACAGCGCTCGCCTGAGCGACGAGAGCCGGATCGAGTCCGCCCTGGCCGAGCACGCGTTCATCCGTGCGGCGGCGCGCGAGCTCGCCTCGGCGCACGCGGACGGACCGCTCTTCGCGGCGCGCCTTCAGGTGCTCAGCGATCGCTTCGCTCGCCACGCGGAGGACGAGGAGGACTGGGTTTTCCCGAAGCTCAAGCGCTCGCTGACGGACGAGGAGCTCGACGTGATCGGCTCGGATCTCGACCTCGCGTTCAACTTCTTCAAGGAGGCGGGCTGGGCGCCCGTGCGCGCGCTGCGGCCGCTGCCGCGCACGGCGGCGTCTGCGCGGGGCAACGGCGTTGCGCGTTCGAAGCCGCGGGCGACGGTCCGCGCGAAGAGCCGGGTGCGGGGGAGCGCGGCGCGCGCGAGCTGA
- a CDS encoding DUF2752 domain-containing protein has protein sequence MRLGLVAAGLAAAVALRLPLCPFALVTRHPCPGCGMTRAALALATGHVREAIGLHPLVIPVAPLAALVVLAAGYNYVRHGHFASVAFAHRRWATPAAILLGAAMTALWIARFFGAFGGPVPVG, from the coding sequence ATGCGCCTCGGCCTCGTGGCGGCGGGGCTCGCTGCCGCCGTCGCCCTCCGCCTCCCCTTGTGTCCCTTCGCGCTCGTCACGCGCCACCCCTGCCCGGGATGCGGCATGACGCGCGCCGCGCTCGCCCTCGCCACCGGGCACGTCCGTGAAGCGATCGGGCTCCACCCCCTCGTGATCCCCGTCGCCCCGCTGGCTGCCCTGGTGGTGCTCGCGGCAGGCTACAACTACGTTCGTCACGGCCACTTCGCGTCCGTCGCCTTCGCGCACAGGCGCTGGGCAACCCCCGCCGCGATCCTCCTCGGCGCCGCCATGACGGCCCTGTGGATCGCGCGCTTCTTCGGCGCGTTCGGCGGCCCGGTGCCCGTCGGCTGA
- the nuoE gene encoding NADH-quinone oxidoreductase subunit NuoE, which translates to MTTFALTPEREQQVEQILARYPNRQAACIPVLHVCQEQTGWISDEIVEWVARRLDLSSAHVKGVVTFYTLFNKEPVGKHQVWVCRTLSCALRGSDAILHHCEKRLGVHVGETTKDGKVTLRTAECLASCGTAPMMQVDKDYYENLTTAEVDRILDRLLK; encoded by the coding sequence ATGACCACCTTCGCTCTGACCCCCGAGCGCGAGCAGCAAGTCGAGCAAATCCTCGCGCGCTATCCGAACCGACAGGCGGCTTGCATTCCCGTCCTCCATGTCTGCCAGGAGCAGACCGGCTGGATCTCCGACGAGATCGTGGAGTGGGTGGCGAGGCGGCTCGACCTGTCGTCCGCGCACGTCAAGGGTGTGGTGACCTTCTACACGCTCTTCAACAAGGAGCCGGTCGGCAAGCATCAGGTCTGGGTGTGCCGGACCCTGAGCTGCGCGCTGCGAGGCTCCGACGCGATCCTGCACCACTGCGAGAAGCGCCTCGGCGTCCACGTCGGCGAGACGACGAAGGACGGCAAGGTGACCCTTCGGACGGCGGAGTGCCTCGCCTCGTGCGGCACCGCCCCGATGATGCAGGTCGACAAGGACTATTACGAAAACCTAACCACGGCCGAGGTCGATCGGATCCTCGACCGCTTGCTGAAGTGA
- the nuoF gene encoding NADH-quinone oxidoreductase subunit NuoF, whose amino-acid sequence MLRQTTYLTKRYGVPEGWTLGVYERDGGYQQAKRALQMTREALVEEMKAANIRGRGGAGFPMGVKWSFMPWPPKPERPHYLVINADEGEPGTFKDRTIMELDPHAVVEGCIIGCYGIGAHAAYIYVRDELHLSKARLWGAIEEARAKGYLGKTPFGLDYEVEVYVHTGAGAYICGEETSLLNSLEGKRGEPRLKPPFPAQAGAFGMPTTVNNLETIAAVPVVLAMGGDNFSKLSELHGQKDGGCRLYGVSGHVKKPGIFEACVGLTLRELIYDLGGGVDGELLAVIPGGSSCPLLRPDEVVNAPDPKSPLHAWHGQNVLDVPMGVETYRALGTMLGTCCAIVLSTKVDPVLAMHNLMRFYKHESCGQCTPCREGSAWIFRILDRMIAGEASLEELDRLHEIADNIMGNTICAFGEGTAMPALGFLRKFRREFEEHVRTKGKSSTGRLTL is encoded by the coding sequence ATGCTGCGGCAAACGACCTATTTGACGAAGCGATACGGCGTCCCCGAAGGGTGGACGCTCGGGGTCTACGAGCGCGACGGCGGCTACCAGCAGGCGAAGCGCGCTCTGCAGATGACCCGTGAGGCCCTCGTCGAGGAGATGAAGGCCGCGAACATCCGCGGTCGCGGAGGCGCTGGCTTCCCGATGGGCGTGAAGTGGAGCTTCATGCCCTGGCCGCCGAAGCCCGAGCGCCCGCATTACCTCGTCATCAACGCCGACGAGGGCGAGCCCGGGACCTTCAAGGACCGGACGATCATGGAGCTCGACCCGCACGCCGTGGTCGAGGGCTGCATCATCGGCTGCTACGGCATCGGCGCGCACGCGGCGTACATCTACGTGCGCGACGAGCTGCACCTGTCGAAGGCGCGGCTGTGGGGCGCCATCGAGGAGGCTCGCGCCAAGGGCTACCTCGGCAAGACGCCCTTCGGCCTCGATTACGAGGTCGAGGTCTACGTGCACACCGGCGCCGGCGCGTACATCTGCGGCGAGGAGACCTCGCTCCTGAACTCGCTCGAGGGCAAGCGCGGCGAGCCTCGCTTGAAGCCGCCGTTCCCGGCCCAGGCGGGCGCGTTCGGGATGCCGACGACGGTGAACAACCTCGAGACGATCGCCGCCGTGCCCGTCGTGCTCGCGATGGGCGGCGACAACTTCTCGAAGCTGTCGGAGCTGCACGGCCAGAAGGACGGCGGCTGCCGCCTCTACGGCGTGAGCGGGCACGTGAAGAAGCCCGGCATCTTCGAGGCGTGCGTGGGCCTCACCCTGCGCGAGCTCATCTACGATCTCGGCGGCGGCGTCGATGGCGAGCTTCTCGCGGTCATCCCGGGCGGGTCTTCGTGCCCGCTCCTGCGCCCCGACGAGGTCGTGAACGCGCCCGACCCGAAGTCGCCCTTGCACGCGTGGCACGGCCAGAACGTCCTCGATGTGCCGATGGGCGTCGAGACGTACCGCGCGCTCGGCACGATGCTCGGCACCTGCTGCGCGATCGTGCTGTCGACGAAGGTCGACCCGGTGCTCGCGATGCACAACTTGATGCGCTTCTACAAGCACGAGTCGTGCGGCCAGTGCACCCCGTGCCGCGAGGGCAGCGCGTGGATCTTCCGCATCCTCGACCGCATGATCGCGGGCGAGGCGTCGCTCGAGGAGCTCGATCGGCTCCACGAGATCGCGGACAACATCATGGGCAACACGATTTGCGCGTTCGGCGAGGGCACGGCGATGCCGGCGCTCGGCTTCCTGCGCAAGTTCCGCAGGGAGTTCGAGGAGCACGTGCGCACCAAGGGCAAGAGCTCGACGGGGAGGCTCACGCTGTGA
- a CDS encoding NADH-quinone oxidoreductase subunit J, giving the protein MNTLELAFFGACTIVAFVGALLTVVAKNPIRGAMGLLATIVGIAGMYLLLAAEFLAAIQLLVYAGAVVILFLFVIMLLGPSAQSKRDSRDAVSRYLGAGVMLLSGLAAVFLLFRTQAPGMTTFGKAPKDFGTIESIGHQLFSTALVPFELSGALLLVAVIGAVAVARGKQVDPTLLPAPQPKHPEAAPQLPAAPAAPAAAHVKEARS; this is encoded by the coding sequence GTGAACACGCTAGAGCTCGCCTTCTTCGGCGCGTGTACGATCGTCGCGTTCGTCGGCGCCCTGCTCACGGTCGTCGCGAAGAACCCGATCCGCGGCGCGATGGGGCTCCTGGCCACCATCGTCGGCATCGCAGGCATGTACCTGCTGCTCGCGGCCGAGTTCCTCGCGGCGATCCAGCTGCTCGTCTACGCGGGCGCGGTCGTCATCCTCTTCCTCTTCGTGATCATGCTCCTCGGCCCGTCGGCGCAGTCGAAGCGCGACTCGCGTGACGCGGTGTCGCGTTACCTCGGCGCGGGCGTGATGCTCCTGTCGGGGCTCGCGGCCGTGTTCCTGCTCTTCCGGACGCAGGCGCCGGGCATGACCACGTTCGGCAAGGCTCCGAAGGACTTCGGCACGATCGAGTCGATCGGCCACCAGCTCTTCTCGACCGCGCTCGTGCCCTTCGAGCTCTCGGGCGCGCTCTTGCTCGTGGCCGTCATCGGCGCGGTGGCCGTCGCGCGCGGCAAGCAGGTCGACCCGACGCTCTTGCCCGCGCCGCAGCCGAAGCACCCCGAGGCCGCTCCGCAGCTCCCCGCTGCCCCGGCCGCCCCCGCGGCCGCCCACGTGAAGGAGGCGAGGTCGTGA
- the nuoK gene encoding NADH-quinone oxidoreductase subunit NuoK, protein MTIPLEYFVIVSAAIFLTGAVGFLLRRNLLVLLMSIELMLNAVNLTLVAFNRQYTGDHTGQIFTFFIIAIAAAEAAVGLAIVLAFFRLRNTVRSDDADLLRN, encoded by the coding sequence GTGACCATCCCGCTCGAGTACTTCGTGATCGTGTCCGCCGCGATCTTCTTGACGGGCGCGGTGGGCTTTCTGCTGCGCAGGAACCTGCTCGTCCTGCTCATGAGCATCGAGCTCATGCTGAACGCGGTAAACCTCACGCTGGTCGCCTTCAACCGGCAGTACACGGGCGATCACACGGGGCAAATCTTCACCTTCTTCATCATCGCGATCGCCGCGGCGGAGGCCGCCGTGGGCCTGGCGATCGTCCTCGCGTTCTTCCGGCTCCGGAACACGGTCCGCTCGGACGACGCCGATCTCTTGAGGAACTAG